A single Pseudomonas brassicacearum DNA region contains:
- a CDS encoding NUDIX hydrolase yields the protein MKFCSQCGNPVTQRIPEGDSRLRFVCDTCHTIHYQNPNIVAGCVPTWGSKVLLCRRAIEPRRGYWTLPAGFMENGETIEQAAERETAEEACARVRNLSIYTLIDVPHISQVHVFFRAELVDEDFAAGPESLEVKLFEEADIPWDELAFRTVGRTLEYFYADRRAEDYPVRSESIPPLAQPANT from the coding sequence ATGAAATTCTGCAGCCAGTGCGGTAACCCGGTGACCCAGCGCATACCCGAAGGCGACTCGCGCCTGCGCTTCGTTTGCGACACCTGCCACACCATCCATTATCAGAACCCCAACATCGTGGCCGGTTGCGTACCGACCTGGGGCAGCAAAGTCCTGTTGTGCCGGCGCGCCATCGAGCCGCGGCGCGGTTACTGGACGCTGCCGGCAGGCTTCATGGAAAACGGCGAAACCATTGAACAGGCCGCCGAGCGCGAAACCGCCGAAGAAGCCTGCGCCCGGGTGCGAAATTTGAGCATCTATACGCTGATTGACGTACCGCATATCAGCCAGGTACATGTATTCTTTCGCGCCGAACTGGTGGATGAGGATTTTGCCGCCGGGCCCGAGAGCCTGGAGGTGAAATTGTTCGAAGAAGCGGACATTCCCTGGGATGAACTGGCTTTCCGCACGGTGGGCCGCACCCTGGAATATTTCTACGCGGACCGCCGGGCCGAAGATTACCCCGTGCGATCCGAGTCGATCCCACCGCTGGCCCAGCCAGCCAATACTTGA
- a CDS encoding VF530 family DNA-binding protein, with product MTEPNNNPLHGVTLEQILNALVQHYEWSGLAERIDIRCFKSDPSIKSSLTFLRKTPWAREKVERLYIKLMRTKRPV from the coding sequence ATGACCGAACCCAACAACAACCCGCTGCACGGTGTGACGCTGGAGCAGATCCTCAACGCCCTCGTGCAGCATTACGAATGGTCAGGCCTGGCCGAGCGCATCGATATCCGTTGCTTCAAGAGCGACCCGAGCATCAAGTCGAGCCTGACCTTCCTGCGCAAGACGCCCTGGGCGCGGGAGAAAGTCGAGCGCCTGTACATCAAGTTGATGCGCACCAAGCGGCCTGTCTGA
- a CDS encoding L,D-transpeptidase family protein: MRWLLVLFCLSFTAVSQASAVGTYNGKVIEKVLVLKSAHQLQLVNDGKPLKTYRISLGRGARKGPKLIEGDKRTPEGFYWIDWRKTSDRFYLSMHISYPNISDAARARREGVEPGGMIMIHGTPDSQENPEQLFHTLDWTDGCIAMRNVDMREVWNLVPDGTMIEIRP; encoded by the coding sequence ATGCGCTGGTTGCTTGTCCTGTTCTGCTTGTCGTTCACTGCTGTGTCCCAGGCCTCTGCGGTGGGAACCTACAACGGCAAGGTCATCGAAAAAGTGCTGGTGCTCAAGTCCGCCCATCAATTGCAATTGGTCAACGACGGCAAGCCGCTCAAGACCTATCGCATCTCCCTGGGCAGGGGTGCCAGAAAAGGCCCCAAGCTGATCGAGGGCGACAAGCGCACCCCCGAAGGTTTCTACTGGATCGACTGGCGCAAGACCAGCGACCGGTTCTACCTGTCGATGCACATTTCCTACCCCAACATCAGCGATGCCGCCCGCGCCCGCCGCGAAGGCGTTGAGCCGGGGGGCATGATCATGATCCACGGCACGCCGGACTCGCAGGAGAACCCTGAGCAGCTGTTCCATACGCTGGATTGGACCGACGGCTGCATCGCCATGCGCAATGTGGACATGCGTGAAGTCTGGAACCTGGTGCCGGATGGCACGATGATCGAAATCCGGCCGTAG
- a CDS encoding CoA pyrophosphatase, with product MLDELLHRVSNHTPHDLQADRRFPEAAVLVPITRSDEPELVLTLRASGLSTHGGEVAFPGGRRDPEDPDLIFTALREAEEEIGLPPGLVEVIGPLSPLISLHGIKVTPYVGVIPDFVEYQANDAEIAAVFSVPLEFFRKDPREHTHRIDYQGRSWYVPSYRFGEFKIWGLTAIMVVELVNLLYDAEIDLHKPPKSFINT from the coding sequence ATGCTGGACGAGCTACTGCATCGAGTAAGCAACCACACCCCGCACGATCTGCAGGCCGACCGACGTTTCCCTGAAGCCGCGGTGCTGGTGCCGATTACCCGCAGCGATGAACCGGAGCTGGTACTGACGCTGCGCGCCAGCGGGCTCTCGACCCATGGCGGCGAGGTGGCGTTCCCCGGCGGGCGTCGTGACCCGGAAGACCCGGACCTGATTTTCACCGCGCTGCGCGAAGCCGAGGAAGAAATCGGCCTGCCGCCCGGCCTTGTGGAAGTGATCGGCCCTCTCAGCCCGTTGATCTCGCTGCATGGCATCAAGGTCACGCCTTACGTCGGGGTAATTCCGGATTTTGTCGAATACCAGGCCAACGACGCCGAGATCGCCGCGGTGTTCAGCGTGCCGCTGGAGTTTTTCCGCAAGGATCCGCGTGAACACACGCACCGGATCGATTACCAGGGCCGCAGTTGGTACGTGCCCAGCTATCGGTTTGGCGAATTCAAGATCTGGGGCCTGACGGCGATCATGGTCGTGGAGTTGGTCAACCTGCTGTACGACGCCGAAATCGATCTGCATAAACCGCCCAAGAGTTTCATCAATACCTGA
- a CDS encoding CS1 type fimbrial major subunit, with amino-acid sequence MLKQFVTAASLTAAALGTSQVFALDDARSAIHITANIPTQQFHVQPRDPNFGKDEVMSYNTVSGTLTSLRQTFDVKNTEGSVHAYIEGGPAALYNGRDSIALTTAFNGITLTATPQEVVDDAASTPGTQADMSIVAARPLDTQNGLYTADMTVIFDAVPRP; translated from the coding sequence ATGCTCAAACAATTCGTAACCGCTGCTTCCCTGACTGCAGCTGCCCTGGGTACTTCGCAGGTATTCGCGCTCGATGATGCGCGCTCCGCTATCCACATCACCGCGAACATCCCGACCCAGCAGTTCCACGTGCAGCCACGTGACCCGAACTTCGGTAAGGATGAAGTCATGAGCTACAACACGGTCAGCGGCACCTTGACTTCGTTGCGCCAGACCTTCGACGTGAAGAACACCGAGGGTTCGGTCCACGCCTACATCGAGGGTGGCCCGGCGGCGCTGTACAACGGCCGTGACTCCATTGCCCTGACCACTGCGTTCAATGGCATCACACTGACCGCCACGCCTCAGGAAGTGGTGGACGACGCAGCGTCGACTCCAGGTACCCAAGCCGACATGAGCATCGTCGCGGCCCGTCCTCTGGATACCCAGAATGGCCTGTACACCGCCGACATGACCGTGATCTTCGACGCCGTGCCGCGCCCGTGA
- a CDS encoding DUF6124 family protein, with product MIKETPNPPKPASTFPYGDYAPDMLKEAADRAMDHYLKPDGSEPDPQPSVQLFSVSDNVDTETLLANLSETLASANAVLSDLLFDLDGSRRHVALGVAQMIELGTLLANKALDRVELRT from the coding sequence ATGATCAAAGAAACCCCCAACCCGCCAAAACCCGCCTCCACCTTCCCCTACGGCGACTACGCCCCCGACATGCTGAAAGAAGCCGCCGACCGCGCGATGGACCATTACCTCAAACCCGACGGCAGCGAACCAGACCCCCAACCCTCGGTGCAGTTGTTCAGCGTATCGGACAACGTTGACACCGAAACCTTACTAGCCAACCTCAGCGAAACCCTGGCCTCGGCCAATGCGGTGCTTAGCGACCTCCTGTTTGACTTGGACGGTTCGCGGCGGCATGTGGCGTTGGGCGTGGCGCAGATGATCGAGCTGGGAACGTTGTTGGCAAACAAGGCCTTGGACCGGGTAGAGCTTCGGACTTGA
- a CDS encoding preQ0 transporter: MLFLLAYISSVVLINFAFSAAPHLDIIWSAWGGLVFILRDMVQTRFGHGAIVAMLVALVLSYVTSDPTIALASATAFAVSECIDWLVFTVTRRPLHDRLWISSALSIPLDTFIFFGLIDALTPAVVITALLSKFAGVTAVWLIMAWRLRKQPVTG, from the coding sequence ATGCTTTTCCTGCTCGCTTACATCAGCAGCGTCGTGCTGATCAACTTCGCGTTTTCCGCCGCACCGCACCTGGACATCATCTGGTCGGCCTGGGGCGGGCTGGTGTTCATCCTGCGGGACATGGTGCAGACCCGCTTCGGCCACGGCGCCATCGTGGCGATGCTGGTGGCGCTGGTGTTGTCCTATGTCACCTCCGACCCGACCATCGCCCTGGCCAGCGCCACGGCGTTTGCCGTGTCCGAGTGCATCGACTGGCTGGTGTTCACCGTCACCCGGCGCCCACTGCATGACCGGTTGTGGATCAGTTCGGCCTTGAGCATTCCCCTGGACACGTTCATCTTCTTCGGCCTGATCGACGCCCTGACGCCCGCCGTGGTGATCACCGCCCTGCTCTCGAAATTCGCCGGGGTCACGGCCGTCTGGCTGATCATGGCCTGGCGTCTACGCAAACAGCCCGTCACGGGCTGA
- the purT gene encoding formate-dependent phosphoribosylglycinamide formyltransferase: protein MTRIGTPLSPTATRVLLCGSGELGKEVVIELQRLGVEVIAVDRYANAPAMQVAHRSHVINMLDGAALRAVIEAEKPHFIVPEIEAIATATLVELEAEGFTVIPTARAAQLTMNREGIRRLAAEELGLPTSPYFFADTVEDYRKAVETLGFPCVVKPVMSSSGKGQSLLRSADDVQKAWDYAQEGGRAGKGRVIIEGFIDFDYEITLLTVRHVGGTTFCAPVGHRQEKGDYQESWQPQAMSPVALAESERVAKAVTEALGGRGLFGVELFIKGDQVWFSEVSPRPHDTGLVTLISQDLSQFALHARAILGLPIPLIRQFGPSASAVILVEGQSTQTAFANLGAALSEPDTALRLFGKPEVNGQRRLGVALARDESIEAARAKATRASQAVKIEL from the coding sequence ATGACCCGTATCGGAACCCCATTGTCGCCCACCGCGACCCGCGTTTTGTTGTGTGGCAGCGGTGAGCTGGGCAAGGAAGTGGTAATCGAACTGCAGCGCCTGGGCGTCGAGGTGATCGCCGTGGATCGCTACGCCAACGCGCCGGCCATGCAAGTGGCCCACCGCAGCCATGTGATCAACATGCTCGACGGCGCTGCCCTGCGTGCGGTGATCGAGGCCGAGAAGCCGCACTTCATCGTGCCGGAAATCGAAGCCATCGCCACCGCCACCCTGGTGGAACTGGAGGCCGAAGGCTTCACCGTGATCCCCACCGCCCGCGCCGCGCAGTTGACCATGAACCGTGAAGGCATTCGTCGCCTGGCCGCCGAAGAGCTGGGCCTGCCCACATCGCCATACTTCTTCGCCGACACCGTGGAAGACTACCGCAAGGCCGTGGAAACCCTGGGTTTCCCCTGCGTGGTCAAGCCGGTGATGAGTTCCTCGGGCAAGGGCCAGAGCCTGCTGCGCAGTGCCGATGACGTGCAAAAAGCCTGGGACTACGCCCAGGAAGGCGGCCGTGCCGGCAAGGGTCGGGTGATCATCGAAGGGTTCATCGATTTCGACTACGAAATCACCCTGCTCACCGTGCGTCACGTCGGCGGCACCACCTTCTGCGCGCCGGTCGGCCACCGTCAGGAAAAGGGCGACTACCAGGAATCCTGGCAGCCACAAGCCATGAGCCCGGTGGCCCTGGCCGAATCCGAGCGCGTGGCCAAGGCAGTGACCGAAGCCCTGGGCGGCCGCGGCCTGTTTGGCGTCGAGCTGTTCATCAAGGGTGACCAGGTGTGGTTCAGCGAAGTCTCGCCGCGCCCACACGACACCGGCCTGGTAACGCTGATCTCCCAGGACCTGTCGCAGTTCGCCCTGCATGCTCGCGCCATTCTCGGCCTGCCGATCCCGCTGATCCGTCAGTTCGGCCCTTCGGCCTCGGCGGTGATCCTGGTGGAAGGTCAGTCGACCCAGACTGCTTTCGCCAACCTGGGCGCGGCCCTGAGCGAACCGGACACCGCCCTGCGCCTGTTCGGCAAACCGGAAGTCAACGGCCAGCGCCGCCTGGGCGTGGCCCTGGCCCGCGACGAATCCATCGAAGCCGCCCGCGCCAAGGCGACCCGGGCTTCCCAGGCGGTCAAGATCGAGTTGTAA
- a CDS encoding siderophore-interacting protein: MTEVDPNTIHRVTHEIKRRRLQVLRVQDLTPRMRRITVGGPELAGFVSLGTDDHVKLLFPQNAEEHAALENFNPGAGKAQGPMPEMRDYTPRRYDLGTLELDIDFVLHGDGPAATWAAQATPGQYLHIAGPRGSMIVPDIFDSYLLIGDETALPAIARRLEGLAPNRRALVVVEVENGAEQQVLQSPAQVHVIWVLREGRQDNLLRTVQQLEMPRGKLYAWVATESKVSRQIRKVLLEEKGLHQDFVKAVGYWKADASDED; the protein is encoded by the coding sequence ATGACCGAAGTCGATCCAAACACCATTCACCGCGTCACCCACGAGATCAAACGCCGTCGCCTGCAAGTGTTGCGGGTGCAGGACCTGACCCCACGCATGCGCCGTATCACCGTCGGCGGGCCGGAACTGGCCGGGTTCGTCAGCCTGGGCACCGACGATCACGTGAAGCTGCTGTTCCCGCAGAACGCCGAGGAACACGCGGCCCTTGAAAACTTCAACCCCGGTGCCGGCAAGGCACAGGGCCCGATGCCCGAGATGCGCGACTACACCCCGCGCCGCTACGACCTGGGCACCCTGGAGCTGGACATCGATTTCGTGCTCCACGGCGACGGCCCTGCCGCGACCTGGGCGGCCCAGGCAACGCCCGGGCAGTACCTGCACATCGCCGGGCCACGGGGCTCGATGATCGTGCCGGACATCTTCGACAGTTACTTGCTGATCGGCGACGAAACCGCCCTGCCCGCCATCGCCCGCCGCCTTGAAGGCCTGGCGCCCAACCGACGTGCCCTGGTGGTGGTGGAAGTGGAAAACGGCGCCGAGCAGCAAGTGCTCCAAAGCCCGGCGCAGGTGCACGTGATCTGGGTGCTGCGCGAAGGCCGCCAGGACAACCTGCTACGCACCGTGCAACAGCTGGAAATGCCCCGCGGCAAGCTGTATGCCTGGGTCGCCACCGAAAGCAAGGTGTCGCGGCAGATTCGCAAGGTGTTGCTGGAAGAGAAAGGCCTGCACCAGGATTTCGTGAAGGCGGTAGGGTATTGGAAAGCGGATGCCAGCGACGAAGATTGA
- a CDS encoding gamma carbonic anhydrase family protein, with protein sequence MKYRLGDARVETHPQSWVAPNATLVGKVRLEEGANVWFNAVLRGDNELILIGKNSNVQDGTVMHTDMGYPLTIGTGVTIGHNAMLHGCTVGDYSLIGINAVILNGAKIGKNCIIGANSLIGEGKEIPDGSLVMGSPGKVVRELTEAQKKMLEASAAHYVHNSQRYARDLAEQEQ encoded by the coding sequence ATGAAATATCGTTTGGGCGATGCCCGTGTCGAAACCCACCCACAGAGCTGGGTCGCGCCCAACGCCACGCTGGTGGGCAAGGTCCGCCTCGAAGAAGGCGCCAATGTCTGGTTCAACGCCGTACTGCGTGGCGACAACGAACTGATCCTGATCGGCAAGAACAGCAATGTGCAGGACGGCACCGTGATGCACACCGACATGGGCTATCCGCTGACCATCGGCACCGGTGTGACCATCGGCCACAACGCCATGCTCCATGGCTGTACGGTGGGCGACTACAGCCTCATCGGCATCAACGCGGTGATCCTCAACGGCGCGAAGATTGGCAAGAATTGCATCATCGGCGCCAACTCGTTGATTGGCGAAGGCAAGGAAATTCCCGACGGTTCCCTGGTAATGGGTTCGCCTGGCAAAGTGGTGCGGGAGTTGACCGAGGCCCAGAAGAAAATGCTCGAAGCCAGCGCGGCCCACTACGTCCACAATTCACAGCGCTACGCCCGCGACCTGGCCGAGCAGGAACAATGA
- a CDS encoding Pr6Pr family membrane protein, translating into MGIDKGRQRFVSVTALLGWVGLSVQLYLILLGRWELDASLLGGLVNFFSFFTVLTNTLVAVVLTWELTPRGSAARHWFLLPSVRSGIAVSIALVGLAYNLLLRHLWQPEGWQFVADELLHDVMPLLYIAYWWLYVPKGTLRLGHIGLWMIYPLVYFAYVLLRGDLLAAYPYPFIDVANLGYPHVLINAGGILLGFIAIALGVVGLDRWASLK; encoded by the coding sequence ATGGGGATCGATAAGGGTCGTCAGCGCTTCGTGTCGGTGACGGCACTGCTGGGCTGGGTGGGCTTGAGCGTCCAGTTGTACCTGATCCTGTTGGGCCGCTGGGAACTGGACGCGAGCCTGCTGGGCGGATTGGTGAACTTCTTCAGTTTCTTCACGGTGTTGACCAACACCCTGGTGGCCGTGGTGCTGACGTGGGAACTGACCCCTCGCGGATCGGCGGCCCGGCACTGGTTCCTGCTGCCCAGCGTGCGCAGCGGCATCGCCGTGAGCATTGCCCTGGTCGGCCTGGCCTACAACCTGCTGCTGCGCCATCTCTGGCAACCCGAAGGCTGGCAGTTCGTGGCCGATGAATTGCTGCACGACGTGATGCCGCTGCTGTACATCGCCTATTGGTGGCTGTACGTGCCCAAAGGCACCTTGCGCCTGGGCCACATCGGGCTATGGATGATTTACCCCCTGGTCTATTTCGCCTATGTGCTGCTGCGCGGGGATTTACTGGCGGCCTACCCCTACCCTTTTATTGATGTGGCGAACCTGGGTTATCCACATGTGCTCATCAATGCCGGGGGGATATTGCTGGGGTTTATCGCGATTGCGTTGGGAGTGGTGGGGTTGGATCGGTGGGCATCATTGAAATAG
- a CDS encoding PadR family transcriptional regulator: MTGPIPPIHYDDFERPATRTRGGRTPRVFAAGDLKLLLLALIAEQPCHGYDLIRRIEGMFDGAYSPSPGVIYPTLSFLEMSAMVTCDVEDGKKCYSVTDAGRLSLEDQAEALNEVRTRIEISKRTLRGHDRPPEIHEAVYNLRHALQKHPGRWSPEEIRRVRDLLNDTAKAIIDGPDRPPASESSQ, translated from the coding sequence ATGACAGGCCCGATACCCCCCATCCATTACGATGACTTCGAACGCCCAGCCACTCGTACACGCGGCGGGCGAACCCCACGCGTCTTCGCCGCCGGTGACCTGAAGTTGCTGTTGTTGGCACTGATTGCCGAACAGCCCTGCCACGGCTATGACCTGATCCGCCGGATCGAGGGCATGTTCGACGGCGCCTACAGCCCCAGCCCCGGGGTGATCTACCCGACCCTGTCCTTCCTGGAAATGAGCGCAATGGTCACCTGTGACGTCGAAGACGGAAAAAAATGCTACAGCGTGACCGATGCCGGACGTCTATCACTTGAGGACCAGGCCGAAGCACTGAATGAGGTGCGCACGCGCATTGAAATCAGCAAGCGCACATTGCGCGGCCACGATCGGCCCCCGGAAATCCATGAAGCGGTGTATAACCTGCGCCATGCGCTGCAAAAGCACCCTGGCCGCTGGAGCCCGGAAGAAATCCGGCGGGTGCGCGACCTGCTCAACGACACCGCCAAAGCCATCATCGACGGCCCCGACCGTCCCCCAGCCTCGGAGTCAAGCCAATGA
- a CDS encoding YqfO family protein, whose amino-acid sequence MYKLCFFVPASHLDVVKSAVFAAGGGRIGDYDHCAWQVLGLGQFRPLDGSQPFIGEAGQVEQVEEWKVELVVADELMRAVVVALKRSHPYETPAYEVWRLEDF is encoded by the coding sequence GTGTACAAGCTCTGCTTCTTCGTTCCGGCCAGCCATCTGGACGTGGTCAAAAGCGCCGTATTCGCTGCCGGTGGTGGGCGAATCGGCGACTATGACCATTGCGCCTGGCAGGTGTTGGGCCTGGGCCAGTTTCGCCCTTTGGACGGCAGCCAGCCGTTCATTGGCGAAGCGGGGCAGGTTGAGCAGGTCGAGGAATGGAAGGTTGAGCTTGTTGTGGCCGATGAGTTGATGCGTGCGGTGGTGGTGGCTTTGAAACGCAGCCATCCCTATGAGACGCCGGCGTATGAGGTGTGGCGGTTGGAGGATTTTTGA
- a CDS encoding DUF1289 domain-containing protein yields MSAPERPVPSPCVNICALDDDDVCTGCQRTVAEITRWSRMDNDERRSVLALCHERAKASGLVWMLPARG; encoded by the coding sequence ATGAGCGCCCCTGAACGTCCGGTGCCTTCGCCCTGCGTGAACATCTGTGCGCTGGACGATGACGACGTCTGCACCGGTTGCCAGCGCACCGTGGCGGAGATCACCCGTTGGAGCCGGATGGACAACGACGAGCGGCGCAGTGTGTTGGCGCTGTGTCATGAACGGGCCAAGGCCAGTGGGTTGGTGTGGATGTTGCCGGCAAGGGGCTGA
- a CDS encoding glucose/quinate/shikimate family membrane-bound PQQ-dependent dehydrogenase translates to MSTEGALSRSRLLPSLLGILLLLMGLALLAGGVKLSMLGGSLYYLLAGIGLALTGVLLIMARRAALGLYALVLFTSTVWALWEVGLDWWQLVPRLAMLFALGIVMLLPWFRRPLLTVDAPATGTRALGAAVVIAGIAALASQFTNPGEIKGQLDRDSVPGMTNTAPAMPDGDWNSYGRSAHGDRYSPLAQITPENVSKLVPAWTYRTGDLPGPNDPGETTAENTPLKVNGMLYVCTPHSQVIALEPETGKEIWRFDPKLSTQKAENFKGWAHMTCRGVTYHDDAVYASAEQSPTGTASTTPASTVCPRRIFLPTADTRLIALNADTGKMCEDFGDKGQVDLTANIGGFTAGGYYSTSPPAVTQNLVVIGGHVTDNVSTDEPSGVIRAYDVHTGKLVWNWDSGNPDDTTPIAEGQTYTRNSPNMWSMFSVDEKLGMLYLPMGNQTPDQFGGFRTPESEKYAAGLTALDIATGKVRWYFQFTHHDLWDMDVGGQPTLMDLKTADGVKPAVLASTKQGSIYVLDRSNGQPIVPIKEIPVPQGAVEGDHTSPTQPMSDLNFVPPVLKESDMWGVTPFDQMLCRIDFKSLRYDGMFTPPSLQGSIVYPGNFGVFDWGGISVDPVRQIAFVNPSYMAFKSKLVPAAEVAGGPGRKSETEGVQPNKGAPYGVILEALLSPMGLPCQAPAWGYVAAVDLTNNKTLWMHKNGTVRDSSPVPIPLSMGVPSLGGTFTTASGLAFLSGTLDQYLRAYDVKNGKQLWEGRLPAGAQTTPMTYTGKDGKQYVLVVAGGHGSLGTKQGDYVIAYKLPD, encoded by the coding sequence ATGAGCACTGAGGGTGCTTTGAGTCGAAGCCGTCTGCTACCGAGTTTGCTCGGCATTCTGCTTCTATTGATGGGGCTGGCCCTGTTGGCCGGTGGAGTCAAGCTGAGCATGCTTGGCGGCTCGCTGTATTACCTGCTGGCCGGTATCGGCCTGGCGTTGACCGGCGTATTGCTGATCATGGCTCGTCGCGCGGCCCTGGGCTTGTACGCGCTGGTGCTGTTCACCAGCACCGTGTGGGCGTTGTGGGAAGTGGGCCTGGACTGGTGGCAACTGGTGCCGCGCCTGGCGATGCTGTTTGCCCTGGGCATCGTCATGTTGCTGCCATGGTTCCGCCGCCCGCTGTTGACCGTCGATGCCCCGGCCACGGGAACTCGCGCATTGGGCGCCGCCGTGGTCATCGCCGGTATCGCCGCGCTCGCCAGCCAGTTCACCAACCCGGGTGAAATCAAGGGCCAACTGGACCGCGACAGTGTGCCGGGCATGACCAACACCGCACCGGCCATGCCCGACGGCGACTGGAACTCCTACGGCCGCAGTGCCCATGGCGACCGCTATTCGCCGCTGGCACAGATCACCCCCGAGAACGTCAGCAAACTGGTGCCGGCCTGGACCTATCGCACCGGCGACCTGCCAGGGCCGAACGACCCGGGTGAAACCACGGCCGAGAACACCCCGCTCAAGGTCAACGGCATGCTCTACGTGTGCACGCCTCACAGCCAGGTGATTGCTCTGGAGCCTGAAACCGGCAAGGAAATCTGGCGTTTCGATCCGAAGCTTTCCACGCAAAAAGCGGAAAACTTCAAGGGTTGGGCCCACATGACCTGTCGTGGCGTGACCTATCACGATGACGCGGTGTACGCCTCCGCCGAGCAAAGCCCCACTGGCACTGCCAGCACCACGCCGGCCAGCACCGTCTGCCCACGGCGGATCTTCCTGCCGACCGCCGATACCCGTCTGATCGCCCTCAACGCCGACACCGGCAAGATGTGCGAAGACTTCGGCGACAAGGGCCAGGTCGACCTGACCGCCAACATCGGCGGCTTCACGGCCGGCGGTTACTACTCCACGTCGCCACCGGCGGTCACCCAGAACCTGGTGGTGATCGGCGGCCACGTCACCGATAACGTCTCCACCGACGAGCCAAGCGGCGTCATCCGTGCCTACGACGTGCACACCGGCAAGCTGGTGTGGAACTGGGACAGCGGCAATCCGGACGACACCACGCCGATTGCCGAAGGCCAGACCTACACGCGTAATTCGCCGAACATGTGGTCCATGTTCAGTGTCGATGAAAAACTCGGCATGCTCTACCTGCCGATGGGCAACCAGACCCCCGACCAGTTCGGTGGGTTCCGGACCCCGGAATCGGAAAAATACGCCGCCGGCCTGACTGCGCTGGATATTGCCACCGGCAAGGTGCGCTGGTACTTCCAGTTCACTCACCATGACCTGTGGGACATGGACGTCGGTGGCCAACCGACCCTGATGGACCTCAAGACCGCCGATGGCGTGAAGCCGGCTGTCCTGGCATCGACCAAGCAGGGCAGCATCTACGTGCTGGACCGCAGCAATGGCCAGCCGATCGTGCCGATCAAGGAGATCCCGGTGCCCCAGGGCGCGGTGGAAGGCGACCACACCTCGCCGACCCAACCGATGTCCGACCTGAACTTCGTGCCGCCGGTCCTCAAGGAAAGCGACATGTGGGGCGTGACCCCGTTCGACCAGATGCTCTGCCGGATCGACTTCAAGTCGCTGCGTTATGACGGCATGTTCACGCCGCCGTCGTTGCAAGGCTCGATTGTCTACCCGGGCAACTTCGGTGTGTTCGACTGGGGCGGCATTTCGGTGGACCCGGTGCGCCAGATCGCCTTCGTCAACCCGAGCTACATGGCGTTCAAGTCGAAACTGGTGCCCGCGGCCGAAGTGGCCGGTGGCCCAGGGCGCAAGAGCGAAACCGAAGGCGTACAGCCGAACAAAGGCGCGCCGTATGGCGTGATCCTCGAAGCGCTGCTTTCGCCGATGGGCCTGCCTTGCCAGGCGCCTGCGTGGGGTTATGTGGCGGCCGTGGACCTGACCAACAACAAAACCCTGTGGATGCATAAGAACGGCACCGTGCGTGACAGCTCGCCGGTACCGATCCCGCTGAGCATGGGCGTTCCGAGCCTGGGCGGCACGTTCACCACCGCCAGCGGCCTGGCGTTCCTGAGCGGCACCCTCGACCAGTACCTGCGTGCCTATGACGTGAAAAACGGCAAGCAACTGTGGGAAGGCCGCCTGCCAGCCGGCGCCCAGACCACGCCGATGACCTACACCGGCAAGGACGGCAAGCAATATGTGCTGGTTGTTGCCGGTGGCCACGGTTCCCTGGGCACCAAGCAAGGCGATTATGTGATCGCCTACAAACTGCCGGATTAA